A window of Trichocoleus sp. FACHB-46 genomic DNA:
GAAGTGCTACGCCCCCCTCTAGATCGCCGAGGACGGCGAGGGGGCCAAACAAAGCTGAGCGTTGAAGACCAGCTATTAGTCACTTTGGCTTACTGGCGAGAGTATCGTAGCCAATTCCACATTGGGGTGAGTTGGGGACTGCACGAAACTACGGTCGGCCGAATTGTAAAAAAAGTGGAAGACGTG
This region includes:
- a CDS encoding transposase family protein produces the protein MQYQELEHLSNPEFKRLCGVSRSTFREMVEVLRPPLDRRGRRGGQTKLSVEDQLLVTLAYWREYRSQFHIGVSWGLHETTVGRIVKKVEDV